A genomic window from Pecten maximus chromosome 4, xPecMax1.1, whole genome shotgun sequence includes:
- the LOC117326093 gene encoding multiple epidermal growth factor-like domains protein 6 isoform X1 — protein MDAFPFFVCLVLLSTVSSSFVNMALNKPAFQSAHDGVIDPKFGTCNESFANDGTRYTPGALLKCACIANASNTFPIWQVDLTEDSIVTQITIDILTNVFLEGTKVYVSNSAAGYEQGRLCFHQQTDQNKKRTVTFDCLTRGRYVTFEDQVSHLPGKKGIIAIILCELEVYGCGNGTWGDNCDQRCPDYCKDGMCFPENGTCWSGCEELGKTSELCNETCTNETFGQDCQGVCHCEIGTCDVVTGECPFGACSAGWTGSNCSVVCPAGTFGPLCTQSCRCANGTCDPANGTCPGNLCGRGRVGPTCSEDCLSGTFGFGCSQICPHCVQESCEAEFGVCSLGRCKIGWATQFCNESCAVDTFGLDCSASCNCRNGTCDPITGTCQDDLCRDGWLGPTCGQACDPGKYGTDCLNTCVCTNSTCDPVNGTCLCPEGRTGPTCDDDCSKGTYGVDCEETCYCQGRDCDPYSGLCYSDGPCEVGWKGLTCSEPCGDDRFGLNCTQECYCLNGTCDHVNGTCPVSAECRDGWTGLNCNQVCPNGTFGSNCSETCFNCLNGSCDPYTGSCISGVCQAGWQTELCNKPCDNGTFGNNCSERCYCESNVCDPVNGTCDSGICQSGWQGATCSEACPSGKYGPNCQMDCFCRSFTCDRINGTCPAGTCQDGYRGVSCNEVCDNGTFGENCSSNCYCAVGFCEPTNGSCPTVNCQIGWQGQTCSQVCDSGKFGEKCTGICKCETGTCNPVNGTCRDNRCEVGWKGSTCSEVCPTMMFGFNCTEQCVNCLKGTCDPKSGVCTQGQCQAGWHTDRCNQSCGFGTFGINCQYSCNCDTGTCDRINGKCPGNICKPGWTGPTCSSACPSGTFGYNCSRACLCVNGACDTANDSCICQPGWQGQLCDTACGFGSWGNKCLSNCYCATGTCDHVTGVCPGGRCRRGWNGTACDQGCTPGTFGQNCEERCYCKGGACDAVYGICPTNACLPGWKGISCNEPCLSGTFGENCIQRCYCNQSSCNIIKGTCPGDVCQVGYTGNTCSSLCSSGYFGANCSSECHCETGTCDPITGLCPGNKCQPGWSLPTCSEPCPNGTYGEKCNGKCHCLFNTCNPISGICPGMCEDGWASRKCNQPCQPGKFGFECAITCHCATGTCDHVTGKCLSGGCLPGWETDTCSKVCDSGFFGENCASECGECSGSTNCHHVNGTCPADLCESGWSGTQCQTALAASAGVNVAGIIGAAVGLLVLMIVVLLVVLFVAHRRGRNSDRERMMNSIANLYGDNRSQSRNIYYRGESMDSNAPCSKTYHVNSLTRNSFDNELFVDSCNDAVPREFRSLNNSNEMYDWSSNASVNEYNDSTSGPIKYDTKMKLQGFEDAVATKKQRGRLRDEYKHLPTGQLFVCEVAERPENRPKNRYKTTLPYDQSRVILRNRPDQTDYINASFVQSVGGDERYIATQGPKDNTVWDFWAMTWEQHSNKIVMLTDLREKGKDKCCRYWPKLGQALTNKELTITTVEEKCELYITTTVINIKEEKTKEKRTIHMFHFLAWSDHGTPNPFRLALFQRQVDKGTGQLSGPVIVHCSAGIGRTGTFIALDSLLKHGRHHGVIDVYGYVVKMRSCRMGMVQTQDQYVALYDSLVAAIMYPDTSVPRSLVPDVSENTLRLKQEFEVLRKNRPQYESTEYASALSVQNVCKNRSMKSLPSDKYRAPLLSNDTGNSDYINAVLLPTCLDMEGYLATQIPLRHTLVDFWSMVHDYNSRTIIILDKVEDNVDIVPLGEPLSIGPFILESQGLRPSDSGITEMTVSLQKQGERERKVKVYLSFGTDDKKGVTSTQKLIRVAELAREDEDDSPTTVVCKDGQTKCVPFCVIASLIQKVALDDLVDVFDIVREILIRKPGAIQSFEQYQFCYKVLSQYVQTNKKSTA, from the exons ATGGACGCTTTCCCTTTCTTTGTATGTTTGGTGCTTTTATCCACAGTTTCTTCATCTTTCG TGAATATGGCCTTGAATAAACCAGCCTTTCAGAGCGCGCATGATGGTGTCATCGACCCAAAGTTTGGAACCTGCAATGAAAGCTTTGCCAATGACGGAACAAGATATACCCCCGGCGCTTTATTGAAGTGTGCATGTATAGCAAATGCAAGCAACACCTTCCCAATATGGCAGGTGGATCTAACAGAAGATTCCATAGTTACTCAAATCACCATAGACATTCTGACAAATG tttttctggaAGGCACAAAAGTGTATGTATCTAACTCAGCTGCTGGCTACGAACAGGGCAGGCTGTGCTTCCATCAGCAGACTGACCAGAACAAGAAAAGGACCGTCACTTTCGACTGTCTCACTAGAGGGCGCTACGTCACTTTCGAAGACCAGGTTTCGCACTTGCCCGGAAAGAAAGGCATAATAGCGATTATTTTGTGTGAACTAGAGGTTTATG GATGTGGCAATGGAACATGGGGAGATAACTGTGATCAACGCTGTCCCGACTACTGCAAAGACGGAATGTGCTTCCCCGAGAATGGCACCTGTTGGTCTGGCTGTGAGGAATTGGGCAAAACGTCAGAATTATGTAATGAAA CTTGTACGAATGAAACGTTTGGACAGGATTGTCAGGGAGTTTGCCATTGCGAGATTGGTACTTGTGACGTCGTTACCGGAGAGTGCCCTTTCGGCGCGTGCAGTGCGGGCTGGACCGGCAGCAACTGTAGCGTTG TTTGTCCGGCGGGAACCTTTGGACCTTTGTGTACCCAAAGTTGTCGATGTGCTAACGGTACCTGTGACCCGGCCAATGGGACTTGTCCAGGAAACCTCTGTGGACGGGGACGCGTGGGACCTACGTGCAGTGAAG ATTGTCTTAGCGGAACTTTCGGATTTGGATGTAGCCAAATTTGCCCCCATTGTGTACAGGAAAGTTGTGAAGCAGAATTTGGTGTCTGCTCATTGGGGAGGTGTAAGATCGGATGGGCCACACAGTTCTGTAATGAGA GTTGTGCGGTCGATACTTTCGGACTGGATTGTTCTGCATCCTGTAACTGTAGGAACGGGACCTGCGATCCTATCACTGGTACCTGCCAGGATGATCTCTGTCGGGACGGCTGGTTAGGGCCTACCTGTGGTCAAG CTTGTGATCCCGGAAAGTATGGGACAGACTGTTTGAACACTTGTGTTTGTACCAACAGTACATGTGATCCAGTCAATGGAACGTGCTTGTGTCCAGAAGGACGAACAGGACCGACATGTGATGATG ACTGCTCCAAAGGAACCTACGGGGTTGACTGTGAGGAGACATGTTACTGTCAGGGCCGGGACTGTGATCCTTACAGTGGACTTTGTTACTCGGACGGCCCATGTGAAGTTGGGTGGAAGGGACTGACTTGTAGTGAAC CTTGCGGTGATGACCGTTTTGGTTTAAATTGCACCCAGGAGTGTTACTGTTTAAACGGCACGTGTGACCACGTGAACGGCACGTGCCCAGTGAGTGCCGAGTGTCGAGATGGCTGGACTGGACTTAACTGTAACCAAG TATGTCCAAATGGAACATTTGGTAGTAATTGCAGTGAGACATGCTTTAACTGTCTCAACGGAAGTTGTGACCCGTACACCGGAAGTTGTATTTCCGGGGTATGTCAGGCCGGATGGCAAACAGAACTCTGCAATAAAC CCTGTGACAATGGTACATTTGGAAACAACTGTAGCGAGAGATGCTACTGTGAATCCAACGTCTGTGATCCTGTCAATGGAACGTGTGACAGTGGGATTTGTCAGAGTGGTTGGCAGGGTGCAACCTGTAGCGAAG CCTGTCCGTCCGGTAAATATGGACCTAATTGTCAGATGGACTGTTTCTGCCGTAGTTTCACGTGTGACAGAATTAACGGGACGTGTCCTGCCGGAACTTGTCAGGACGGTTATCGAGGTGTCTCCTGTAATGAGG TCTGCGATAATGGTACTTTCGGTGAGAACTGTTCGAGCAACTGTTATTGTGCCGTTGGGTTCTGTGAGCCTACCAACGGTAGCTGTCCTACTGTAAACTGCCAGATCGGCTGGCAGGGGCAGACTTGTAGTCAAG TTTGTGACAGTGGAAAATTCGGAGAAAAATGCACAGGTATTTGTAAATGCGAGACTGGCACGTGCAACCCGGTTAACGGCACTTGTAGGGATAATCGGTGTGAGGTCGGTTGGAAGGGCAGCACGTGTAGTGAAG TATGCCCCACCATGATGTTTGGTTTCAACTGCACGGAGCAGTGCGTTAACTGTCTAAAAGGGACATGTGACCCCAAGTCTGGTGTATGTACACAAGGACAGTGTCAGGCCGGCTGGCACACGGACAGATGTAACCAAT CTTGTGGGTTTGGAACTTTCGGAATCAACTGTCAATATTCCTGCAACTGTGACACGGGAACCTGTGACAGAATTAACGGCAAATGTCCCGGAAATATATGTAAACCTGGATGGACGGGACCGACATGTAGTTCAG CTTGTCCCAGTGGAACATTTGGATATAACTGTTCCAGAGCGTGTTTGTGTGTAAACGGAGCTTGTGATACTGCTAACGACTCGTGTATCTGTCAACCAGGATGGCAAGGACAGTTGTGTGACACAG CTTGCGGCTTCGGCTCCTGGGGAAACAAATGCTTGTCTAATTGTTACTGTGCAACTGGAACGTGCGACCATGTGACTGGTGTTTGTCCCGGAGGTCGGTGCCGTCGTGGATGGAACGGGACTGCGTGTGATCAAG GCTGTACGCCAGGAACCTTTGGTCAAAACTGTGAGGAGCGCTGCTATTGTAAGGGAGGAGCTTGTGATGCTGTGTACGGAATTTGTCCAACTAATGCTTGTTTGCCCGGATGGAAAGGCATCTCCTGTAATGAGC CTTGCTTGAGCGGCACATTTGGTGAAAACTGCATCCAGAGATGTTACTGTAACCAATCCAGTTGTAATATCATCAAGGGAACCTGTCCCGGGGACGTGTGTCAAGTAGGATACACCGGAAATACATGTAGTAGCT tgtGCTCGTCCGGATACTTTGGAGCAAACTGTAGCAGTGAGTGTCACTGTGAGACCGGAACCTGTGACCCTATTACCGGGTTATGTCCGGGAAACAAGTGTCAACCCGGCTGGAGTCTCCCTACATGTAGCGAAC CCTGTCCTAACGGAACCTACGGTGAAAAGTGTAACGGGAAGTGTCACTGTCTGTTTAATACCTGTAACCCTATATCGGGCATTTGTCCTGGGATGTGTGAGGATGGATGGGCCTCGCGTAAATGCAACCAAC CGTGTCAGCCAGGGAAGTTTGGTTTTGAATGTGCCATAACTTGCCACTGTGCCACTGGTACCTGTGACCACGTGACTGGGAAGTGTTTGAGTGGAGGCTGTCTGCCAGGCTGGGAAACAGACACATGCAGCAAAG TTTGTGACTCGGGTTTTTTCGGTGAAAACTGTGCCAGTGAATGTGGCGAGTGTTCCGGAAGTACCAACTGTCACCACGTGAATGGGACATGTCCTGCTGACCTGTGTGAATCTGGTTGGTCTGGAACACAGTGTCAGACGGCTTTGG CTGCGAGTGCAGGCGTGAATGTGGCCGGTATCATCGGCGCTGCTGTTGGACTGTTGGTGTTGATGATTGTTGTACTACTAGTTGTACTGTTCGTAGCGCACAG AAGAGGACGAAATTCAGACCGGGAGAGAATGATGAACTCCATCGCAAATCTTTACGGTGATAATAGAAGCC AATCGAGGAACATCTATTATCGTGGAGAAAGTATGGATAGCAATGCACCGTGCTCTAAGACATACCATGTGAACAGTTTGACGCGCAACTCGTTCGATAATGAACTTTTCGTAGACAGCTGTAATGACGCCGTTCCTCGGGAGTTTCGTTCCCTTAACAACTCCAATGAAATGTACGACTGGAGTAGCAACGCTAGTGTGAACGAGTACAATGACTCCACTTCCGGTCCCATTAAATACGATACCAAAATGAAATTACAAGGATTCGAAGATGCAGTTGCTACTAAGAAACAACGTGGGCGTCTTCGAGACGAATATAAG CATCTACCGACCGGTCAGCTGTTCGTTTGTGAAGTTGCAGAACGACCAGAAAATAGGCCGAAGAACAGATACAAAACAACACTTCCAT ACGATCAGTCCAGGGTAATCCTGAGGAACCGACCAGATCAGACGGACTACATCAATGCCAGCTTTGTACAG aGTGTCGGAGGAGACGAACGGTACATAGCGACGCAGG GTCCTAAAGATAATACAGTCTGGGATTTCTGGGCCATGACGTGGGAACAACACTCCAATAAAATTGTCATGTTGACTGATCTACGGGAAAAAGGGAAG GACAAATGTTGTCGGTACTGGCCGAAACTTGGACAAGCCTTGACCAATAAGGAGCTGACCATCACAACTGTGGAGGAGAAGTGTGAACTCTACATCACAACGACAGTGATTAATATCAAAGAAGAGAAG ACAAAAGAGAAAAGGACTATCCACATGTTCCACTTCCTGGCCTGGTCGGACCATGGCACGCCAAATCCATTCAGATTGGCCCTTTTCCAGCGTCAAGTGGACAAAGGTACTGGTCAACTGTCCGGACCGGTCATTGTCCATTGcag CGCTGGAATCGGCCGTACAGGAACATTTATAGCATTAGATTCTCTACTAAAACATGGAAGGCACCATGGTGTGATTGATGTGTACGGATATGTTGTCAAAATGAGGTCATGTCGTATGGGAATGGTACAAACACAG GACCAATACGTCGCTCTGTATGATTCGTTGGTAGCAGCAATCATGTACCCAGATACATCCGTCCCACGGAGCCTCGTTCCAGACGTATCCGAAAATACATTGCGACTTAAACAGGAATTTGAG GTTTTGCGTAAAAATCGCCCCCAATATGAAAGTACGGAGTATGCGTCGGCATTATCTGTCCAAAATGTCTGCAAGAATAGAAGTATGAAAAGTTTACCAA GTGATAAATACCGGGCACCCCTGCTTTCCAATGACACCGGAAATAGTGACTACATCAATGCAGTTCTTCTTCCG ACTTGTTTGGACATGGAAGGATATTTGGCGACACAAATCCCTTTGCGGCACACACTGGTGGACTTTTGGAGCATGGTACATGACTACAACTCAAGGACAATCATCATCCTTGATAAAGTTGAAGAT AACGTGGACATTGTGCCCCTTGGAGAGCCGTTAAGTATTGGGCCATTCATTCTCGAGTCACAAGGACTCCGTCCCTCTGACAGCGGCATCACGGAGATGACTGTATCACTTCAAAAGCAG GGAGAAAGAGAGCGAAAGGTCAAAGTGTATTTGTCATTTGGTACCGATGACAAAAAAGGCGTCACCTCAACACAAAAGCTGATAAGAGTAGCAGAACTGGCAAGAGAGGACGAAGATGATAGTCCCACCACTGTCGTCTGCAA GGATGGACAAACCAAATGTGTACCATTCTGTGTAATAGCGTCCCTGATACAGAAAGTAGCACTGGACGATCTGGTGGACGTGTTTGATATAGTGAGGGAGATTCTAATTCGAAAACCGGGCGCAATTCAGTCCTTT GAGCAGTATCAGTTCTGCTACAAGGTTTTGAGCCAGTATGTACAAACGAATAAGAAATCCACTGCCTGA